CTAGAAAGACTTTTTCATGCTTCATCAGTGTTCATAAGACGATTTTACTGGATTTTATAGTTTATAGATGTCACACCATCAGTCTGAAAGAACCCCAATGCATGTCTGTTAGCTGATTACTtatgcagtgcattgtatttgttaatatttaaaccCAAGTATGACGACTGACAGTAAACGGACCATCACCCCACCCATGTTAAACACGTTAGCTGCATTGTACTTTGTTCTTGTTCTTTGGTACACATACTGCATTTCAAGGTGTATGCAAACCGCAATCTCATTAACATTTGATCCTTGATGGACCTTTCCCATATTTCAGGTCAAGAGGATTGCAGCGGAGTACTATGACTCGCTCCCTCAACACACTTCCTGGATGCGAGTGCTCTGGGACTTTGTGTTCGATGACACCATCGGCCCCTACGCCAGAATCAAGAGACGATACGAACTTggcaaaaatgaatgaattaggTGTTAGACTACTGATCTAAACAACAAATACTACAAGGTATTTACACAAATCTGTGAGGCACTCGAAGGCTGTTAGTTAAAAGGGAACCAACCCTTTCACACATGAACCTGCATACCTTTTTCATTCTGTCACAGCATTTCATCTTATAGATCGATCTGTACAATGTACATTCCCTGTGCCTGGGACCATGTTACGTGATTTGTGAGGAATTGTTTGGGTGTATCAAAGCCCAGCTAATTCTCTAAATCTTTCCATACACTCATTCCAAACTAAAACATCTGATGTTGTTTTTATGGTATCCATGTTCATCATCAATgcagttatttgtttattatcgCCACTTTCTCAACTAAATCCAACTGCTGAGATGCCAGTTAAGATGTACCTGAGGAAAGAAGTGCTGAGATGGGAtgtttaagtgaacttaaaatgCCTTTTTATCAGCGAGGCCCTTTTGaaaactgaatatttaattttgtgcGCCATTAGTGTAACTTTAAGTCTTTAGATATTTTGACATTGTCATTTGCACTGTGACCAGTTTAACTCTGAATTGTGATGATAAACAAAGTTTCAATAAACTTCCTAGTCTTACATGATGAATCTGAATAATGGCAGAGAGGTTTCTTGAGGGATTGTTTGTGGAGTTCCATTAAGGAAGCATGAGACGAGACCGTTTAAAAGGGGGAAAAGCTTTTAAAGTTCTTTTAATTCCATCAATCTCACACTCTCAACATGTTTAATTTAACTGTAATTCTGCGAAATCTCAACATTAAAATCAGGATCAACCTAATTAAACCAGAATACATTGTATGTTCAATCAATTCACCCAATACGTTAAGCCACTTTCAAGAATTCATCTCccgttgtgtgtgtgtaaatatatacgtatatatttcCATGTCCATCTCTTGAGCCTATTAAAAGAGCGTCTACATCTACCCTCATACCTCCAAATCAATTTAAAACCAAGTTCTACTGAACTTCTGCAttggccaaaaaacaaaaacaaaagaaaaagtctCAAACCGTTTCAACTGTAGTAGTTTGCTGACAGTTAGCACAAATATGTAAAGTTTTTACTTATTAAAACCAAAGAATAAGAgcagtaatataaaatataaaaggctGACAATAACTGTCGTGCAACTTTGTATCTCTctcatttaatataatacaattctTAACAATAACAATGACCAATGAAACAATATAAacttagaaaacaaaaatatcttcattaatTTCCAACTTGGTGACTTTAAGACTTAAAAGAGCGAGAGCAGCAAGCTGCACAGTGGACTGTCTCAACGTTCATACTGGAGGAAATAGAAAATTCAGTGTGAAGGTCTACGTTTCCACCTGCTCGTTCATTCACTCATCCATACACACAATCATTAATTCACTCCAATTCCTTCTGTTCTTCAGCTTTTCCTTGTCCTTCTCATTGAAGCCGTGTATCTGCACAACATTTCTGCAACTGAATTATCCATACTGTTGCAGACATGCTGCGAGAACGTTCTCATGTACTTTCCGAACCTTAGGTCGTCGTCGTTGAACTTTCTTAAGACTATGTGGAGCCGATTCTCAGCAGTTCCTTTCTAATGgctaaacaaaaaaagaagaaaaagttaaTATTCTCAAGAACTGAGAAGATGCATATTTCTGTTAACTCCTAAAACTTACCATCGATGATTTCTTCTTTAACTTTCTGCAATTCCCGAACAACCTCCTCCAAGATCTCCTTTTGATGGCAACAGATTTGATCATCGTTAGCAGGCCAGTCTATCCTTATTTTTTGCACAAAACACAGCACAGTAATATGCTTTTGAAAGATATTCTGAACTAACCTGTTTCATTCGGTCAAAGTCGAATGACTCGGCATCACTGGTGCTTCCAATTGGTTTTGCCCTGTACAATGTtcatcataaatattttaaaagcaatttgAACAATCAAAAATTTACCTGCAAGTCAtgtttgtggtaaaaaaaaaactgtagatatattacatatttatattgccTTCTGATGCAATCTCAGTTTTTAAAACCGGTTCATTTTCAGAGTTCAGAGAGGCCTTTTTCTGTGtgtttacacaaccattcaatGAAAGCTTACACAAAACCTAAATTTTCTAGATGTCAGAAAGCGAGCAGAACCGGCTTTGTTTGCATTTAGGTCATTGCAGGCTCATGTTGCCCAGGGCTTTACTTCCTAAACACGACCATTTGTATTGGCAACCGAGCAGCAGGCATTTACTCGCATATGCAAActctaagctaaaaaaaaaaaccattcatTGCTCTATTACAATCCATCAAGGAACACCTCAACTAATGCAAATTTTAAAGGAACCAAATGTTTTatagtgcccctattatggattttttaaaattacctttcattcagtgtgtaacacagctctaagtgaatgaaaacagccttcaaagttttaaatctgaaagtgcaccatgTAAAAAGTTACtgtctctcaaaaaaaaaaaaaagagtcgagaCGGAATCATTTAAAAGAGTCGTTTTTAAAACGACCCCAGGCCCTGTGCACACCACTGCATGAAACAGATAGGAATTAAATGTTTACTGCACATTAAACCTGTTAAATGTACCTTGACAGAGTTGAAGACTTATCTGCAGAGTTGGCTCGTTCCCATGGCTTCTTCACAGGATCTGAgaagaatatttaaatacataattaatataaattaatttaattaaaggttAACTTTCTGAATATCCTGAAAAAAtgttatcatggtttccacaaaaatattaagccaaATGTATATGAAAAGTAATAATACGAAACGATTCTtgggcatcaaatcagcatattagaatttgtAAAGGATTATATGACACTGAATACAATTCAATTATAAAcataaagaaatttaaaaaaaaaaaaaaaaattgcagtcaaaagattaatcgcaattaattgcatccaaaataagtttttgtttaaataatatatgtgtgtatattatgtagtgtgtatttatgtatatattacacacatgcatgtatatttaacaatgttttgtttaaaattaaataaaattgtatgcatttagcagttgcttttatccaaagggacttacagtgcatttaggatttacatttttacctatcaagtttataaattaattataattaatatataaattatatatatataatataaattatgaacataaatatttacatggaaatattttcaaaatgtatattgtgtgtttgtaattatataaacattacaaatacacacacaaatattacgtaaacagttttattttggatgagatttaatctttttgacagccctaaatttacattatttcacactaatagtttttactgtatatttgttaaaacttaaaacttttacAACTTACTAAACTTActaaacttagattttttttgttgtagtgtgtgtgtgtgtgtgtgtgtatacagaatacattgctaaataataaaaaaaaaggtttgtaataatttaacagaaAACACCACCTGAATTTTGTCCACGAGAGGATGATGAAGGGGATCCATTAGACTCCTCCTGCAAGAAAGAGATGTCAGGCTGACTGAATGTGATATACAATGAATAGAACTGAAGCGAAATATACAATCTCTGTGTGTTTTGACAAAATAGTGTACAAAAGTCATACATTTTGACCGTCTTCTGGTTTCTCTGAGGCCTTCCTCCTGCAGAATgatcatatttaaaaatcaaagtTTGTATAACCAAAAGTCATGGATCATTAGTTGGATATGTTCTGACCTTCGTGCTAAAAGGGCATTCATCTCCTGCATGAGACCCTCTCCACCACCTCCACTGCCTCCACTGGAGCGATTGGCATCATTCTTGCTACTGCTTTCCTCTGGCTAAAAAAGATACAACATGGAATAATCAGCCATAATCATACTATTATTGAActtattgcataaaaaaatagaACTATATGAAACATATTGAGGTTTGAGAAAGACAAATGCCACTGACCCGCTGCACTTTTCGCAGCTTGGCACCAGCTATAGCTGCAGCCAGACCTGACGAAGCAGGACCTCCACCAGCCGGCAGTGGAGGCGGGGTAGGAGGGGGTCCTGTGGCTGGTGGTGGCGGCCCGGGTGGGGGAGGCCCAGGAGGGGGCGGAGGGGCCGGTGGACCAGCCATGGATGCTGAGGTAGGAGGGTGAACAGGAGGGGTGGATGAGAGCATGGAGGGATGACCCGGTGGAACGGGAGGACCTGCTGCAAGAAAGGAAAGAATCAGCGTTTGCTTACAAATGCAATGAAATATCACAATTGTGTTGACATAAGGGTGGAATTGTGCATCATTACCTAAACTCTAGAAAGAAGAATTACAAACAGAGAAAATTAACCTACAAATAGGCTCAgaagtaaggttttttttttctgctggctCGGTGGGGCTGGTATTTTTGAATGTATTATTCACATTAGTACTTCCAAaagaatgatacatttttattttttgtaatttttcgttttgttttagttttttcaatgtgttttgttttatcaatatagtgtttaatatacactaccattcaaaagtgagGGCTCAatgacacttttattcagcatggtcgCATTCAATTGAGAAGTCACCGTAAAAACATTGTTAATACTTTAAAAGACTTATACTGCAAATACATTCGGAACTTTTTATTTAGGTCATAGAATCCTGGGGGGAAAAgcattatggtttccacaaaaatgttatgcagcacaactgtttttgattaaataaatgcagcctttggggAGCATAAGAGATTGTAATGACTGAGAAGACTtaataaaaatcttaccaaccccaaacatttgcaCAGTATTTATTTCTACCTGAAAAGAA
This region of Carassius auratus strain Wakin chromosome 17, ASM336829v1, whole genome shotgun sequence genomic DNA includes:
- the LOC113117473 gene encoding ena/VASP-like protein isoform X9, translated to MDAHSVQFCLPQSHSDSGLHLTGCKISEQSICQARASVMIYDDTSKKWVPVKPGQQGFSRINIYHNTVNNSFRVVGVKLQDQQVVINYSIVKGLKYNQATPTFHQWRDARQVYGLNFASKEEATTFSTAMLFALNVLSSQDAGPPVPPGHPSMLSSTPPVHPPTSASMAGPPAPPPPPGPPPPGPPPPATGPPPTPPPLPAGGGPASSGLAAAIAGAKLRKVQRPEESSSKNDANRSSGGSGGGGEGLMQEMNALLARRRKASEKPEDGQNEESNGSPSSSSRGQNSDPVKKPWERANSADKSSTLSRAKPIGSTSDAESFDFDRMKQEILEEVVRELQKVKEEIIDAIRKELLRIGST
- the LOC113117473 gene encoding ena/VASP-like protein isoform X7, translated to MDAHSVQFCLPQSHSDSGLHLTGCKISEQSICQARASVMIYDDTSKKWVPVKPGQQGFSRINIYHNTVNNSFRVVGVKLQDQQVVINYSIVKGLKYNQATPTFHQWRDARQVYGLNFASKEEATTFSTAMLFALNVLSSQDAGPGAHRQNGPVTDDAEAPRRQMMDQHQMQMERERRTSGSAGPPVPPGHPSMLSSTPPVHPPTSASMAGPPAPPPPPGPPPPGPPPPATGPPPTPPPLPAGGGPASSGLAAAIAGAKLRKVQRPEESSSKNDANRSSGGSGGGGEGLMQEMNALLARRRKASEKPEDGQNEESNGSPSSSSRGQNSDPVKKPWERANSADKSSTLSRAKPIGSTSDAESFDFDRMKQEILEEVVRELQKVKEEIIDAIRKELLRIGST
- the LOC113117473 gene encoding ena/VASP-like protein isoform X8; this translates as MDAHSVQFCLPQSHSDSGLHLTGCKISEQSICQARASVMIYDDTSKKWVPVKPGQQGFSRINIYHNTVNNSFRVVGVKLQDQQVVINYSIVKGLKYNQATPTFHQWRDARQVYGLNFASKEEATTFSTAMLFALNVLSSQDAAGPPVPPGHPSMLSSTPPVHPPTSASMAGPPAPPPPPGPPPPGPPPPATGPPPTPPPLPAGGGPASSGLAAAIAGAKLRKVQRPEESSSKNDANRSSGGSGGGGEGLMQEMNALLARRRKASEKPEDGQNEESNGSPSSSSRGQNSDPVKKPWERANSADKSSTLSRAKPIGSTSDAESFDFDRMKQEILEEVVRELQKVKEEIIDAIRKELLRIGST
- the LOC113117473 gene encoding ena/VASP-like protein isoform X6, with amino-acid sequence MDAHSVQFCLPQSHSDSGLHLTGCKISEQSICQARASVMIYDDTSKKWVPVKPGQQGFSRINIYHNTVNNSFRVVGVKLQDQQVVINYSIVKGLKYNQATPTFHQWRDARQVYGLNFASKEEATTFSTAMLFALNVLSSQDAGPGAHRQNGPVTDDAEAPRRQMMDQHQMQMERERRTSGSAAGPPVPPGHPSMLSSTPPVHPPTSASMAGPPAPPPPPGPPPPGPPPPATGPPPTPPPLPAGGGPASSGLAAAIAGAKLRKVQRPEESSSKNDANRSSGGSGGGGEGLMQEMNALLARRRKASEKPEDGQNEESNGSPSSSSRGQNSDPVKKPWERANSADKSSTLSRAKPIGSTSDAESFDFDRMKQEILEEVVRELQKVKEEIIDAIRKELLRIGST